Proteins from a single region of Paenibacillus sp. BIHB 4019:
- a CDS encoding thermonuclease family protein, whose protein sequence is MWDKTNLTLQIQSAPKIDAEIVEVFDGLYVALKYINTEQELVTEQVRLSGLSPIRNSMEATEYLKAMLPIGTKVKVDFRSGRDSNKNLWALVYKDDGTIVNQELVSRGYAKSSLVNEDPYLKAQLLPLQEEAHTKKLGIWSNTEPFITDSIKTASIYGEIALVTAGGQLWTWGEYYEKPMKILENIKQVKLDGDLGIALKNDGTVWVWGFNNAGGWGNGLKKYEVTRIPQQVEGLEKISAIENHNSAVMAINDLGEVYAWGSNFNGKLGEEYDINKIIHPSPVKLPWSNVKEVKIGFTFTAVLKNDGTVWKTNPDSSELIHIKELSDITSIEMNNTAVLAIKKDGTVWGWDELRESIFGSSYYFAKSPKQIEGLSRIVKTVAGKYHFFAIDDKGALYGWGENIAGELGMLSIGEAVEKPTKITDLSPVRDVFADTSKTLFLKQDGTLWGVGHSPYFIFGENYKKGWMDDLNYSELTQIKLQ, encoded by the coding sequence ATGTGGGATAAAACGAATCTTACGCTGCAAATACAATCCGCTCCAAAGATAGATGCTGAGATTGTTGAGGTTTTTGATGGCCTGTATGTGGCATTAAAATATATAAATACGGAGCAGGAGTTGGTCACCGAACAAGTCCGGCTTTCGGGGCTTTCTCCCATTCGAAATAGTATGGAGGCAACGGAATATTTAAAGGCTATGCTGCCAATCGGTACAAAGGTTAAGGTAGATTTTCGAAGTGGGCGGGATAGTAATAAGAATCTGTGGGCTTTGGTATATAAGGACGATGGGACGATTGTTAACCAAGAGCTGGTGAGCCGAGGGTACGCTAAAAGCTCTTTAGTTAATGAAGATCCCTACCTGAAAGCACAGCTTCTACCTCTCCAAGAGGAAGCGCACACGAAAAAGCTGGGGATTTGGTCCAATACAGAGCCCTTCATAACCGATTCAATTAAAACGGCAAGTATATATGGAGAAATTGCGCTTGTAACAGCAGGCGGGCAGTTATGGACATGGGGGGAATATTATGAGAAACCTATGAAAATATTAGAAAATATTAAACAGGTCAAGCTGGATGGCGACCTTGGTATTGCTTTGAAAAATGACGGAACAGTCTGGGTGTGGGGATTTAATAATGCAGGCGGTTGGGGCAATGGCTTGAAAAAATATGAGGTGACCCGCATTCCCCAGCAAGTGGAGGGGCTAGAGAAAATATCAGCTATAGAAAATCATAATTCGGCTGTCATGGCAATAAATGATTTAGGAGAAGTATATGCTTGGGGGTCAAACTTCAATGGGAAATTGGGAGAGGAATACGATATCAATAAGATTATCCACCCAAGCCCTGTTAAGTTGCCGTGGAGCAATGTGAAAGAGGTTAAAATCGGATTTACCTTTACAGCTGTATTGAAAAATGATGGTACGGTGTGGAAGACGAATCCTGACAGCTCCGAGCTTATTCATATTAAAGAGCTTTCCGATATTACCAGCATTGAAATGAACAATACAGCCGTACTCGCTATTAAGAAAGATGGCACGGTGTGGGGGTGGGATGAGCTGCGAGAAAGTATTTTTGGAAGCAGCTATTATTTTGCCAAGTCACCAAAGCAGATTGAAGGTTTAAGCCGTATCGTGAAAACTGTAGCTGGAAAATATCATTTTTTTGCAATTGATGATAAGGGAGCTTTATATGGTTGGGGAGAAAATATCGCCGGAGAGCTTGGTATGCTCTCGATTGGCGAGGCGGTGGAGAAACCAACGAAAATTACGGATTTGTCTCCGGTAAGAGACGTATTCGCGGATACTAGCAAAACCCTATTTTTAAAACAAGATGGGACGTTATGGGGAGTCGGGCATAGTCCGTACTTTATTTTTGGCGAGAACTATAAGAAAGGTTGGATGGATGATCTGAATTACAGTGAGTTAACGCAAATTAAGCTTCAATAA
- a CDS encoding ABC transporter substrate-binding protein, whose translation MEWQEIIQLWNQRPVQVLDIRHLTLKPGETRLAYRLPANAFVYANQGNARLVMEELEAPCDNGYLLHSGKGANLSIWCGDEPFDYYLILYKPLAMIGNQVRHGDLEQQDVFGRRYAFEVMHAMSLLSLLEQMSQLWASSEELDRLQVTGVFYQFVVEQFRQLQMVKAEAAVPDLPEQIAEYIHEYFHKTVTMETMAGKFHYSTHYLARVFKRKFGCSPMEYLMQTRINRAKYLLTETDTPIRSLVEKVGYTDIYYFSRLFKKLTGVTPTQFKKLNLGSIGSIRPKMMPESHIAPQAGQSYIGNSENDYQYSAWRVNEMRLGFKPSFAVTLLFSLSLLLAACGGTAAEPQQSAQGSNAQPAATATADTAAESPAATTRMYKDALGREVEIPSSPSKVVVITYGGYLLPLGIQPVGVDQAVLDHYPEELAGVASIGEGLGNVEAVSALEPDLIILPEYHDAAAYTQFEKIAPTVAVSWGGDPDIINTLRDMGDIMNRKQEAEAWITKFEAKLQSVRDQLEVKVTPGETAITFILYQGELFLGGEGGTLGKLIYEDFGYQMPEQFKQYSDGGAALSMESLADRPADYFFTQMTDEELVGMNKLFQEPLYQSIPAIKNNRIINVTRDKWNFGPYLAEQAVDEMIEKVAQLQK comes from the coding sequence ATGGAATGGCAGGAGATTATCCAATTATGGAACCAAAGGCCTGTTCAAGTGCTGGATATTCGCCATCTTACGTTGAAGCCGGGAGAGACGCGGTTAGCCTATCGGCTTCCTGCAAACGCTTTTGTATATGCCAATCAAGGCAATGCGAGGCTGGTAATGGAGGAGCTAGAAGCTCCTTGCGATAATGGCTATTTGCTGCATAGTGGAAAAGGCGCCAACCTGAGCATATGGTGTGGGGATGAGCCGTTTGACTATTATTTAATTTTGTATAAACCGCTGGCCATGATAGGCAATCAAGTAAGGCATGGTGATCTAGAGCAGCAGGATGTGTTCGGGAGGCGCTATGCCTTTGAGGTGATGCATGCTATGTCGCTGCTGTCGTTGCTGGAGCAGATGTCTCAGCTTTGGGCAAGCAGCGAGGAGCTGGATCGGCTGCAGGTAACGGGAGTATTCTACCAATTCGTGGTGGAACAGTTTCGCCAACTGCAAATGGTGAAAGCTGAAGCAGCAGTACCAGATTTACCAGAGCAAATCGCTGAGTACATTCACGAGTATTTTCATAAAACGGTAACGATGGAAACGATGGCTGGGAAGTTCCATTACAGCACGCATTATCTAGCAAGGGTGTTTAAGCGCAAATTCGGCTGCAGCCCTATGGAATATTTGATGCAAACTCGGATCAATCGAGCCAAATATCTGCTCACGGAGACGGATACGCCGATTCGCAGCCTTGTTGAAAAGGTGGGCTATACCGATATTTATTATTTCAGCCGCCTGTTTAAGAAGCTGACAGGTGTAACTCCTACACAGTTTAAAAAGCTTAATTTGGGCTCAATAGGTTCAATTCGTCCAAAAATGATGCCCGAATCGCACATTGCCCCTCAAGCTGGACAAAGCTATATTGGTAACAGCGAGAATGATTATCAATATAGCGCTTGGAGAGTGAATGAAATGAGGTTAGGTTTTAAGCCATCTTTTGCCGTAACATTATTATTTAGCTTGTCGCTGCTGCTCGCTGCATGTGGCGGTACAGCTGCAGAGCCGCAGCAGAGCGCACAAGGAAGCAATGCTCAGCCAGCTGCAACTGCTACGGCTGATACAGCAGCGGAATCACCAGCAGCAACGACAAGAATGTATAAGGATGCACTTGGACGTGAGGTGGAAATTCCATCGAGCCCTAGCAAAGTGGTTGTTATCACTTATGGCGGTTATTTGCTGCCGCTTGGCATACAACCGGTTGGGGTTGATCAGGCGGTGCTTGATCATTATCCAGAAGAGCTGGCAGGCGTTGCTAGCATTGGTGAAGGGCTTGGCAATGTCGAGGCCGTTTCTGCGCTCGAGCCGGATTTGATTATTTTGCCGGAATACCATGACGCAGCTGCGTACACCCAGTTTGAAAAGATCGCGCCAACGGTAGCTGTCTCATGGGGCGGCGATCCAGATATCATCAATACGCTGCGGGACATGGGCGATATTATGAACCGCAAGCAAGAGGCGGAAGCGTGGATTACGAAATTTGAAGCGAAGCTGCAAAGCGTCCGCGATCAGCTTGAAGTAAAAGTGACGCCAGGCGAAACGGCTATCACCTTTATTCTTTACCAAGGAGAGCTATTTCTTGGAGGCGAAGGCGGTACGCTTGGCAAATTAATTTATGAGGATTTCGGCTACCAAATGCCGGAGCAGTTCAAGCAATATTCGGATGGCGGAGCCGCACTTTCCATGGAATCGCTAGCGGATCGCCCAGCCGACTATTTCTTCACGCAAATGACCGACGAGGAACTGGTCGGCATGAATAAGCTGTTCCAGGAGCCGCTATACCAATCCATCCCTGCGATCAAAAATAATCGGATTATCAACGTAACCCGCGATAAATGGAACTTCGGCCCTTATTTGGCGGAGCAAGCGGTTGATGAGATGATTGAGAAGGTAGCCCAGCTGCAGAAATAA
- a CDS encoding GNAT family N-acetyltransferase gives MFKRVENELELAMFNGVWTTVWREKGFDLEFSAQALERLMIVTMEGHYVGTAEIKPYSAASTINEAGIFQEHPELICAQGKIAEIDKIALLKPYRGQQYISELLSSLVYTAEERQIKYYVSLLEPVFLRALRVTFKVPLERLGEKVFYKGDYVVPMVLNVEQIYSNKQKYAWLSYSQQAAFSAHASNASV, from the coding sequence ATGTTTAAGCGAGTGGAGAATGAACTGGAGCTAGCGATGTTTAATGGTGTTTGGACAACTGTCTGGAGGGAAAAAGGATTTGATCTTGAGTTTTCCGCTCAAGCACTTGAGCGACTTATGATTGTCACGATGGAGGGACATTATGTAGGCACGGCTGAGATTAAGCCGTATAGTGCTGCAAGCACGATTAACGAAGCCGGAATCTTTCAGGAGCACCCGGAGCTGATATGCGCACAGGGAAAAATCGCGGAAATTGACAAAATAGCCTTATTAAAACCGTATCGTGGGCAACAATACATATCTGAGCTGCTCTCCTCCCTTGTCTATACGGCGGAGGAACGGCAGATCAAATATTATGTTTCGTTGCTGGAGCCTGTATTTTTAAGAGCATTGCGGGTTACTTTCAAGGTGCCGCTAGAGAGGCTTGGAGAGAAGGTGTTTTATAAAGGAGATTATGTGGTTCCAATGGTATTAAATGTGGAGCAGATTTATTCGAATAAACAAAAATATGCTTGGCTTTCCTATTCGCAGCAGGCCGCTTTCTCTGCACATGCTAGCAACGCAAGCGTCTAG
- a CDS encoding methyl-accepting chemotaxis protein: MKRVLTELDKRNRLLIKILWGVLVLGVATDIVIGLDKNMIFFLASVGGVTSAIVTFMTYRGILTDYIKYMVPCILTLVVSFLIISDPNPVVSTYLIVYVNLAIITLYADYRPIVFTGILGAALSTYLFMNPVLQPKLFPGESLAYLYLYLMFATGALAFSASFTQRLQKQVTDKQREAVASKDMAEALLTKLESSILVLTEFSSSQQATVRSTGEISKEVTMTFSAMSAAIETQTGTIMNISDTTQIIDTAVKRLLDGTEMLRQYSADNAALTVENRDQMAALSEEIERVRAIILHTVDMMNQLNEQNDRVSSIVGTIGDIAEQTNLLALNAAIEAARAGEHGKGFAVVSDEVRKLADNSRAATQEITTILSGIRSQISAVHLQVTSGQAAATTSRDVSRQVQQLIDRISENMELVRQHSDTVGSSAGDLHERYASMADEMVNIAATTEQNMASVEEVHASMETQDVKIHAMVQEYGQLDQLLSELKAMVAKQ, translated from the coding sequence ATGAAGAGAGTACTAACGGAGCTTGATAAGCGGAACCGATTGTTAATCAAAATTCTTTGGGGCGTGCTCGTGCTGGGAGTGGCCACAGATATTGTCATCGGTCTGGATAAAAATATGATTTTTTTTCTTGCCTCCGTTGGAGGTGTAACGAGTGCTATCGTCACTTTTATGACTTATAGAGGCATCCTTACAGACTATATTAAGTATATGGTTCCGTGCATTTTAACGCTAGTTGTCTCCTTTCTTATCATTTCCGATCCGAATCCAGTCGTAAGCACTTATCTTATTGTTTATGTTAATCTCGCAATCATTACCTTGTACGCCGATTATCGGCCTATTGTTTTCACAGGCATACTGGGAGCAGCGCTGAGCACCTATTTATTTATGAATCCTGTGCTTCAGCCTAAGCTATTCCCCGGAGAATCACTCGCCTATTTGTATTTGTATTTAATGTTTGCAACAGGGGCTCTGGCATTCTCGGCCAGCTTCACCCAGCGGCTGCAGAAGCAGGTCACAGACAAGCAGCGCGAGGCAGTAGCCTCCAAGGATATGGCGGAGGCGCTGCTTACCAAGCTGGAATCCTCGATTCTAGTGCTTACCGAATTCAGCAGCAGCCAGCAAGCGACGGTTCGTTCAACCGGAGAAATCTCCAAGGAGGTGACGATGACCTTCTCGGCCATGTCGGCTGCCATTGAGACCCAGACGGGAACCATTATGAATATTAGCGATACGACGCAGATCATAGACACAGCCGTCAAGCGCTTGCTTGATGGAACGGAAATGCTGCGACAATATTCAGCGGACAATGCTGCGTTGACCGTGGAAAATCGGGATCAAATGGCTGCATTATCAGAGGAGATTGAGCGTGTTAGAGCGATCATCCTGCATACAGTCGACATGATGAACCAGCTTAATGAGCAAAATGATCGGGTAAGCTCGATTGTCGGAACGATCGGCGATATTGCAGAGCAAACGAATCTGCTGGCGCTTAATGCCGCCATTGAAGCAGCACGGGCAGGCGAGCATGGCAAAGGCTTTGCAGTCGTATCCGACGAGGTACGAAAGCTTGCTGATAATTCAAGAGCTGCGACACAAGAAATTACGACGATTTTATCCGGCATTCGTTCGCAAATCAGCGCCGTTCACCTGCAGGTAACAAGCGGACAAGCAGCAGCGACAACCAGCAGGGATGTTTCACGCCAGGTACAGCAGCTTATTGATCGCATCAGCGAAAATATGGAGCTCGTGAGGCAGCACTCTGATACAGTAGGCAGTTCTGCGGGTGATCTGCATGAGCGTTATGCAAGCATGGCCGATGAGATGGTCAATATTGCGGCTACGACTGAACAGAACATGGCTTCCGTTGAAGAGGTACATGCTAGCATGGAGACGCAGGATGTGAAGATCCATGCGATGGTGCAGGAGTACGGCCAGCTAGATCAGTTGTTGTCAGAGCTTAAGGCGATGGTAGCAAAGCAGTAG
- a CDS encoding NAD(P)/FAD-dependent oxidoreductase encodes MTQSTELYDVTIIGGGPAGMYAAFYSGMRDMKTKLIEAKEELGGTMLIYPEKMIWDVGGVTPILCRQLIAQLAQQARTFDPTLVFGQQIVGLDRLEDGTFLLTAESGETHWTKTVILTIGYGILKMSKLDIEGADRYEVSNLHYTVQELEPFRGKHVLISGGGDSAVDWANELEQLAASVTIIHRREQFGGHEKNVVRMRQSMVNVKTPYAVTQLHSKDGKAIHQVTISQVESGETETLDVDAVIVNHGLKSDCGAIREWGLDIGVRRVKVSSKLATNIPGVFAAGDFVDYESKLYLIAGAFTDAAFAVNSAKLYMEPKADEVAYVSSHNSKFREKNLALGVREEDA; translated from the coding sequence GTGACACAATCCACAGAGTTATACGATGTAACGATAATCGGCGGGGGCCCGGCTGGCATGTACGCGGCCTTCTATAGCGGTATGCGCGATATGAAGACAAAGCTGATTGAAGCCAAGGAAGAGCTTGGTGGAACGATGCTGATTTATCCGGAAAAAATGATTTGGGATGTTGGCGGAGTGACGCCGATCCTATGCAGGCAATTGATTGCGCAGCTGGCACAGCAAGCGCGAACTTTCGATCCGACCCTTGTATTTGGACAGCAGATTGTCGGTCTGGATCGATTGGAGGACGGAACCTTTCTCCTTACAGCGGAATCGGGAGAGACGCATTGGACGAAAACGGTCATTCTCACGATCGGCTACGGCATTCTGAAAATGTCGAAGCTCGATATTGAAGGAGCAGATCGTTATGAGGTGAGCAATCTCCATTACACGGTGCAGGAGCTTGAACCATTTCGTGGCAAGCATGTTCTGATATCCGGCGGCGGGGATTCGGCGGTAGACTGGGCAAATGAGCTGGAGCAGTTGGCGGCCAGCGTTACGATTATACACCGCCGCGAGCAATTTGGCGGACATGAGAAAAATGTTGTGCGGATGAGACAGTCCATGGTTAATGTTAAAACGCCATATGCGGTTACTCAGCTGCATAGCAAGGATGGTAAAGCAATCCATCAGGTGACTATCAGTCAGGTGGAAAGCGGAGAGACAGAAACGTTGGACGTAGATGCCGTAATTGTAAATCATGGCTTGAAGAGTGATTGTGGAGCTATTCGTGAATGGGGATTGGATATTGGCGTTCGTAGAGTAAAGGTAAGCAGCAAGCTGGCTACGAATATACCGGGTGTTTTTGCTGCCGGAGATTTTGTAGATTACGAATCAAAGCTTTATTTAATTGCCGGAGCGTTTACCGATGCGGCCTTTGCCGTGAACAGCGCCAAGCTGTATATGGAGCCAAAAGCCGACGAGGTTGCTTATGTATCCTCGCATAATAGCAAGTTCAGAGAAAAAAATCTGGCGCTTGGTGTTCGGGAAGAAGACGCGTAA
- a CDS encoding AraC family transcriptional regulator — MLWNHALVRMMDVRHIRMEFNEKLPAYDLPASAFLLTARGSAKVSLDGHFSMVRRFHVLHGGKGARLEIEAEDVFEYYLILYKASLVPPFRRELQLLMERENPFQQQYDFTPQYPVELLDKVKRMHREWSRPNTLERLHAKSLFYQFVYELLWQIQRQGLETDSPDLSAQAIRYMTDNYQHNITIESLAQLLNYSPQYISRKFKEQTGNSPINFLIMLRMDKAQELLLTSDATLQEVAASVGYPDMFYFNRMFKKHVGVAPGQYKKRKLAGGKIQYSAKKSLTSSIVKRVAQRYIGDEYENHYQYKLEGDFTLYRGTKTSMTATLLLCLMLLLSACGTGGTNTTTATANGGSQPANVQPADAAQGGAADGQQGSTNQASSAPTETTKTVSTVFGDVTIPVNPKRIVAIDYLGSLVALGANPIGSSEWLMQNPYLKDKIDGVENVGDSIEKVMEMEPDLIITLTSDQEKYELFSKIAPTVSVPYNKFKNVHEEINYFGELLGVQEKATAWLDDYDTRIAAAKAKVKQALPEDATVSVLEDQDKSIYVFGIISGRGGRAIYEALGLNPPVGLTKEIMKEKYYPISLEKLGDFAGDYVVLTSPKAMDEYKSNPLWSQLDAIKNDRVFLWTEDQSWFQDPIAMLSQVEELANWLIEKSKS, encoded by the coding sequence TTGTTATGGAACCACGCGTTAGTTCGAATGATGGATGTTCGTCATATCAGGATGGAATTTAATGAGAAGCTGCCGGCTTATGACTTGCCCGCGAGTGCGTTCTTGTTGACGGCGCGAGGCAGTGCAAAGGTTTCATTGGATGGCCATTTTAGCATGGTCCGGCGGTTTCATGTGCTTCATGGCGGCAAAGGAGCCCGGCTGGAGATCGAAGCAGAGGATGTATTTGAATATTATTTAATTTTGTATAAAGCGTCATTAGTGCCACCTTTCCGGCGCGAGCTGCAGCTTCTTATGGAACGGGAAAATCCGTTTCAACAGCAATATGATTTTACACCGCAATATCCGGTTGAATTGCTGGACAAGGTAAAGCGGATGCATCGTGAATGGAGTAGGCCGAATACGCTGGAAAGGCTGCATGCCAAATCGCTGTTCTATCAATTTGTGTATGAATTGCTGTGGCAAATACAACGGCAGGGCTTGGAGACGGACAGTCCAGATTTATCGGCGCAAGCCATTCGTTATATGACGGACAATTATCAGCACAATATTACGATTGAATCGCTGGCGCAGCTGCTAAATTATAGTCCGCAATATATATCCAGAAAGTTTAAGGAGCAGACGGGAAACAGTCCAATCAACTTTCTCATCATGCTAAGAATGGACAAAGCGCAGGAACTGCTGTTGACGTCGGATGCTACCTTGCAGGAGGTTGCCGCTTCTGTGGGCTATCCCGATATGTTTTATTTCAATCGGATGTTTAAAAAGCATGTGGGCGTAGCTCCCGGCCAGTACAAAAAACGCAAGCTTGCCGGCGGCAAGATACAATATTCTGCAAAAAAATCGTTAACATCCTCCATTGTGAAACGTGTCGCTCAACGATATATTGGTGATGAGTATGAAAATCATTATCAATATAAACTAGAGGGGGATTTTACGTTGTACAGAGGTACGAAAACATCTATGACAGCAACTTTATTGCTTTGTCTCATGCTGCTGCTAAGCGCTTGCGGCACAGGAGGCACGAATACGACGACGGCGACAGCAAACGGGGGAAGCCAACCGGCGAACGTACAGCCAGCAGATGCTGCTCAAGGAGGAGCCGCTGATGGCCAGCAAGGCAGCACAAATCAAGCGAGCTCAGCACCAACCGAAACAACTAAAACGGTATCCACCGTGTTTGGGGATGTTACGATACCAGTAAATCCTAAGCGAATCGTAGCAATAGACTATCTGGGATCTCTCGTCGCTTTAGGTGCGAATCCGATCGGTTCATCCGAGTGGCTTATGCAAAACCCGTATTTAAAGGATAAGATCGATGGCGTTGAAAATGTGGGGGATTCCATTGAAAAGGTCATGGAAATGGAGCCCGATCTGATTATCACATTGACAAGTGATCAAGAGAAATATGAATTGTTCAGTAAAATAGCACCGACAGTGAGCGTTCCCTATAATAAATTCAAAAATGTTCATGAGGAAATAAACTATTTCGGCGAGCTGCTGGGCGTTCAGGAAAAAGCAACCGCTTGGCTGGACGATTACGATACTCGTATAGCTGCCGCAAAAGCAAAGGTGAAACAGGCGCTTCCTGAGGATGCGACGGTGAGCGTGCTTGAAGACCAGGATAAATCGATTTACGTCTTCGGTATTATTTCTGGCCGCGGCGGACGTGCAATCTATGAGGCATTGGGGCTCAATCCGCCAGTAGGACTAACTAAAGAAATTATGAAGGAGAAATATTACCCAATTTCGCTGGAAAAGCTGGGCGATTTCGCTGGTGATTATGTTGTCCTGACCAGTCCGAAAGCAATGGATGAATATAAGTCTAATCCGTTATGGAGCCAATTGGATGCAATAAAAAATGATCGTGTATTTCTGTGGACAGAGGATCAATCATGGTTCCAAGATCCGATCGCAATGCTGTCTCAGGTTGAAGAGCTGGCAAATTGGCTGATCGAGAAATCGAAGTCATAG
- a CDS encoding (S)-benzoin forming benzil reductase → MKVFFITGTSRGIGEELANQLLAEGHHLFCLSRAENEQLIERSIQKKTSMTYYPFDLNHLLHIEHMFTELFSMIPQDREITGLYLINNAGMLAPVAPIEQNSAQSIIENANINLLAPMIMTANFLKRARDYQVEKRIMNISSGSARYLLPSQSCYSTSKAGLDSFSKSVSLEQTVQPYPAKVVSVYPGMIDTQMQAEMRSVSKADFPYVDQFIQIAEEGKLQTPEYTAAKLIELLFSEDFGSTVVVENL, encoded by the coding sequence ATGAAAGTTTTTTTCATTACGGGCACATCTAGAGGCATTGGCGAGGAACTTGCGAATCAGCTGTTGGCAGAGGGGCATCATTTATTTTGCCTATCGCGGGCGGAAAATGAACAGCTAATAGAGCGGTCGATTCAGAAAAAGACGAGTATGACCTATTATCCTTTCGATTTGAATCATTTGCTGCATATTGAGCATATGTTTACGGAGCTATTCAGCATGATTCCGCAGGATAGAGAGATTACAGGCCTCTATTTAATTAATAATGCGGGCATGCTGGCTCCGGTGGCACCCATCGAACAAAATTCAGCTCAAAGCATCATTGAAAATGCAAATATCAATTTGCTGGCACCAATGATTATGACTGCGAATTTCCTCAAGCGTGCAAGGGACTATCAAGTAGAGAAGCGGATTATGAATATTTCCTCCGGATCTGCCCGCTATTTGCTGCCTTCGCAAAGCTGTTACAGCACTTCGAAAGCGGGTCTGGACTCTTTTTCAAAAAGTGTGAGCTTGGAGCAGACGGTTCAGCCATATCCAGCCAAGGTCGTGTCCGTCTATCCGGGGATGATCGATACCCAAATGCAAGCGGAGATGCGTTCGGTATCCAAAGCGGACTTTCCCTATGTTGATCAATTCATTCAAATCGCGGAAGAGGGCAAGCTGCAAACACCTGAATACACGGCGGCAAAATTAATCGAGCTGTTGTTTAGTGAAGATTTTGGCAGCACCGTAGTGGTTGAAAACTTATAA
- a CDS encoding TetR/AcrR family transcriptional regulator has translation MKKKELTSNQIIEAAFELFAEHGIERTSLSMIAGKVGITKPSIYYHFSTKEELVSRIYSHLFENHYFESYFQADFAAAEDFRKALYEGGLKMLPDGSKEHAASLRVLSEYMLLAERDELYRSLLGNMQQNFLNGFHDLLMKGVELGVVAPQNVVYKAHMLALVIDNLSRCMMMKVAMEYHEVWKETVNSVLLDVKGE, from the coding sequence TTGAAGAAGAAGGAGCTTACATCGAATCAAATTATAGAGGCGGCTTTTGAGCTTTTTGCCGAGCATGGTATCGAACGAACAAGCTTAAGCATGATTGCGGGTAAAGTCGGCATTACGAAGCCGTCGATTTATTATCATTTTTCGACAAAGGAAGAGCTGGTCAGCCGGATTTATTCGCATCTTTTTGAAAATCATTATTTCGAAAGCTATTTTCAGGCGGATTTTGCTGCGGCAGAGGATTTCAGGAAAGCCTTGTATGAAGGCGGCTTGAAGATGCTTCCCGATGGGAGCAAAGAGCATGCCGCCTCTTTAAGGGTGTTAAGTGAATATATGCTGCTTGCGGAGCGCGACGAGCTGTACCGGTCACTTCTCGGAAATATGCAGCAAAATTTTCTGAACGGCTTCCATGATCTATTGATGAAGGGTGTGGAGCTGGGAGTGGTAGCACCGCAAAATGTCGTATACAAAGCCCATATGCTGGCCTTGGTTATTGATAATTTATCCCGATGCATGATGATGAAAGTTGCGATGGAGTACCATGAAGTATGGAAGGAAACGGTCAATAGTGTATTGCTAGACGTTAAGGGGGAATAA